From Mycolicibacterium nivoides, a single genomic window includes:
- a CDS encoding YciI family protein codes for MQYCLLMHYQEGPEAGLSEEDMKPAQAAFARYADDLDAAGVLIGTQVLQSASATTTYTARTGTAEIQDGPFAETRERLGGVFVIDVPDLDAALAWAEKCPAAAWGSIEIRPVAVTYGRGRGWYTP; via the coding sequence GTGCAGTACTGCCTACTCATGCACTACCAGGAGGGACCGGAGGCGGGTCTGAGCGAGGAGGACATGAAGCCGGCCCAGGCCGCTTTCGCCCGCTATGCCGACGACCTGGATGCGGCCGGCGTGCTCATCGGCACACAGGTACTCCAATCGGCGTCGGCCACCACGACCTACACCGCACGCACCGGCACCGCCGAGATCCAGGACGGGCCCTTCGCTGAAACCAGGGAACGGTTAGGTGGAGTGTTCGTCATCGACGTTCCCGACCTCGACGCGGCGTTGGCCTGGGCCGAGAAGTGCCCCGCCGCGGCCTGGGGTTCGATCGAGATCAGGCCCGTCGCAGTGACCTACGGCCGGGGCCGGGGCTGGTACACGCCCTGA
- the rarD gene encoding EamA family transporter RarD: MLYGAGAYIWWGLCPGFFLLLLPAGAPEVLAHRIVWSALFLLLVLAVARRLGDLRRLTLRTWLQLLAASVLIAINWGTYIYAVTTGHVVDAALGYFINPLVSVLLGVLVFRERINRWQATALVLALIAVAILTAELGAPPYIAVILALSFGVYGLVKKVVQADPRVSVAVETLLALPFAAGYVITLEVLGRGNFLNHGPWHAALLLLAGPVTAVPLLLFAAAAQRLPMVTLGLLFYLNPGLQMAWGVFIGHEPMPPGRWVGFALIWVALVIMTVSALRRKPADSSAEIVDQVEPESSSR; encoded by the coding sequence GTGCTGTACGGGGCAGGTGCCTACATCTGGTGGGGACTGTGCCCCGGTTTCTTCCTGTTGTTGCTGCCCGCGGGGGCGCCGGAGGTGCTGGCCCACCGCATCGTGTGGAGCGCGCTGTTCCTGCTGCTGGTGCTGGCGGTGGCGCGGCGGCTCGGTGATTTACGCCGGTTGACCCTGCGGACCTGGCTTCAACTGCTGGCGGCCTCCGTCCTCATCGCGATCAACTGGGGGACATACATCTACGCCGTCACCACCGGTCACGTCGTGGACGCAGCGCTGGGCTATTTCATCAACCCGTTGGTGAGCGTGCTGCTGGGCGTGCTGGTGTTCCGCGAACGGATCAACCGATGGCAGGCGACGGCGTTGGTGCTCGCGCTCATCGCGGTGGCGATCCTGACCGCCGAACTGGGCGCACCGCCCTACATCGCGGTCATCCTCGCGCTGTCCTTCGGGGTGTACGGCCTGGTCAAGAAAGTCGTGCAGGCCGACCCGCGGGTGAGCGTGGCTGTAGAAACGCTGCTGGCCCTTCCGTTTGCCGCGGGCTACGTGATCACCCTGGAGGTGCTGGGCCGGGGCAACTTCCTCAACCACGGCCCCTGGCACGCGGCGCTGCTGCTGCTCGCCGGACCCGTCACCGCCGTGCCGTTGCTGCTGTTCGCCGCGGCCGCACAGCGGCTTCCCATGGTGACATTGGGCCTGCTGTTCTATCTCAACCCGGGCCTGCAGATGGCCTGGGGTGTGTTCATCGGTCATGAGCCGATGCCGCCGGGCCGATGGGTCGGCTTCGCCCTGATCTGGGTGGCGCTGGTGATCATGACGGTCAGTGCACTGCGCAGAAAGCCGGCGGATTCGTCGGCCGAGATTGTCGATCAGGTAGAACCGGAATCGTCATCACGGTGA
- a CDS encoding TetR/AcrR family transcriptional regulator — MTPRGRPKASRRGPGRPVGADAAQTRESIMQAAYEVINERGYAAATFQEIAKRSGLSRPTLNYYFASREDLYRALLQQAHEVVMSCIHVAKQHDRTLDRLHAYIDAVVEVWHRDGAVVGFLVNARLESYRHPDLPAATVAATRGFLGELVTEAVVRRELPAHTEQVSLVELLYAMLWGVGVYTGWQGRPVDVPAIARQLQSVIVNGLLPIADRDL; from the coding sequence ATGACTCCCCGGGGTAGGCCCAAGGCGAGCCGTCGAGGACCGGGCCGACCGGTCGGTGCCGATGCTGCGCAAACCCGTGAGAGCATCATGCAAGCGGCCTACGAAGTCATCAACGAGCGCGGTTACGCGGCGGCGACATTCCAGGAGATCGCCAAGCGCAGCGGCTTGAGCCGCCCGACGCTGAACTACTATTTCGCCAGTCGCGAGGACCTCTACCGTGCACTGCTGCAGCAGGCGCACGAGGTCGTCATGTCGTGCATCCACGTCGCGAAACAGCATGACAGAACGCTGGATCGGTTGCATGCGTACATCGATGCCGTGGTGGAGGTGTGGCATCGGGACGGTGCGGTGGTGGGGTTTCTGGTCAATGCCAGGCTCGAGTCGTACCGCCATCCCGATCTGCCCGCGGCCACGGTCGCGGCCACCCGGGGATTCCTCGGCGAACTGGTCACCGAGGCGGTCGTCCGGCGCGAGTTGCCTGCGCACACCGAGCAGGTGAGTTTGGTCGAACTGCTGTATGCGATGTTGTGGGGAGTGGGCGTCTACACCGGCTGGCAGGGCCGGCCCGTCGATGTTCCAGCGATAGCCAGGCAACTGCAATCGGTGATTGTCAATGGGTTGCTGCCTATCGCCGATCGTGATCTCTGA
- the dnaE gene encoding DNA polymerase III subunit alpha produces MSGSSSGSFVHLHNHTEYSMLDGAAKITPMLAEAQRLGMPAIGMTDHGNMFGASEFYNSATKAGIKPIIGIEAYIAPASRFETKRVQWGDPSQKSDDVSGSGAYTHMTMVAETATGLRNLFKLSSLASFEGQLGKWARMDAEIIAEHAEGIIATTGCPSGEVQTRLRLGHRQEALEAAAKWREIFGPDNFFLELMDHGLDIERRVREGLLEIGQKLNIPPLATNDCHYVTREASQNHEALLCIQTGKTLSDPNRFKFDGDGYFLKSAEEMRALWDSQVPGACDSTVLIGERVQSYADVWTPTDRMPVFPVPDGHDQGSWLTHEVRAGLEERRFRGAPVPPEYTDRAAYEIKVICDKGFPSYFLIVADLINYARSVGIRVGPGRGSAAGSLVAYALGITNIDPIPHGLLFERFLNPERPSAPDIDIDFDDRRRGEMLRYAANKWGSDRVAQVITFGTIKTKAALKDSARVHYGQPGFAIADRITKALPPPIMAKDIPVSGITDPNHERYKEAAEVRALIDTDPDVRTIFETARGLEGLVRNAGVHACAVIMSSEPLIDAIPLWKRPQDGAVITGWDYPSCEAIGLLKMDFLGLRNLTIIGDCLENIQANRGIDLDLDTLPFDDPAAYELLGRGDTLGVFQLDGSAMRDLLRRMQPTGFNDIVAVLALYRPGPMGMNAHNDYADRKNGRQAIKPIHPELEEPLKDILAETYGLIVYQEQIMFIAQKVASYTMGKADALRKAMGKKKLEVLEAEYKGFKEGMTANGFSEAAVKALWDTILPFAGYAFNKSHAAGYGLVSYWTAYLKANYPAEYMAGLLTSVGDDKDKAAVYLADCRRLGITVLPPDVNESVQNFASVGDDIRFGLGAIRNVGANVVSSLISTRTEKGKYADFSDYLNKIDIAACNKKVTESLVKAGAFDSLGHPRKGLFLVHTDAVDSVLGTKKAEAMGQFDLFGGADDGGGTDAVFTIKVPEEEWEDKHKLALEREMLGLYVSGHPLNGVAHLLANQVDTQIPAILDGDIANDAQVVVGGILASVNRRVNKNGLPWASAQLEDLTGGIEVLFFPQTYSLFGHEIADDVVVLVKAKVAARDDRISLIAHELVVPDFSSAQADRPLAVSLPTRQCTIDKVSALKQVLANHPGTSQVHLRLISGERITTLELDQSLRVTPSSALMGDLKALLGPGCLG; encoded by the coding sequence ATGAGCGGTTCATCTTCTGGGTCCTTCGTGCACCTGCACAACCACACCGAGTACTCGATGCTGGACGGCGCCGCGAAGATCACCCCGATGCTGGCCGAGGCGCAGCGTCTGGGCATGCCGGCGATCGGCATGACCGACCACGGCAACATGTTCGGCGCCAGCGAGTTCTACAACTCGGCGACCAAGGCCGGCATCAAGCCGATCATCGGTATCGAGGCGTACATCGCACCCGCCTCGCGGTTCGAGACCAAGCGTGTCCAGTGGGGTGACCCGAGCCAGAAGAGCGACGACGTCTCCGGTAGCGGCGCCTACACGCACATGACGATGGTCGCAGAGACCGCGACCGGTCTGCGCAACCTGTTCAAGCTGTCGTCGTTGGCTTCCTTCGAAGGTCAGCTCGGCAAGTGGGCGCGCATGGACGCCGAGATCATCGCCGAACACGCCGAGGGCATCATCGCGACCACCGGTTGCCCGTCGGGTGAGGTGCAGACCAGGCTGCGGCTCGGCCACCGCCAGGAGGCGCTGGAGGCGGCCGCCAAATGGCGCGAGATCTTCGGCCCCGACAACTTTTTCCTCGAGCTCATGGACCACGGCCTCGACATCGAGCGCCGGGTCCGCGAGGGCCTGCTGGAGATCGGGCAGAAGCTCAACATCCCGCCGCTGGCCACCAACGACTGCCACTACGTGACGCGGGAGGCCTCGCAGAACCACGAGGCCCTGCTGTGCATCCAGACCGGCAAGACCCTGTCGGACCCGAACCGGTTCAAGTTCGACGGCGACGGCTACTTCCTCAAGTCGGCCGAGGAGATGCGCGCACTGTGGGACTCGCAGGTGCCGGGTGCGTGCGATTCCACGGTCCTCATCGGCGAGCGGGTGCAGTCCTACGCCGACGTCTGGACACCCACCGACCGCATGCCGGTGTTCCCGGTTCCCGACGGCCACGACCAGGGCTCCTGGCTGACCCATGAAGTGCGGGCCGGCCTGGAGGAGCGCAGGTTTCGCGGCGCGCCTGTCCCGCCCGAGTACACCGACCGCGCGGCCTACGAGATCAAGGTCATCTGCGACAAGGGCTTTCCTTCCTACTTCCTGATCGTGGCCGACCTGATCAACTACGCCCGCTCGGTCGGGATCCGGGTGGGGCCGGGTCGTGGATCGGCCGCCGGGTCACTGGTGGCCTACGCGCTGGGTATCACCAACATCGACCCCATCCCGCACGGTCTGCTGTTCGAGCGCTTCCTCAACCCGGAGCGACCGTCCGCCCCCGATATCGACATCGACTTCGACGACCGCCGCCGCGGCGAGATGCTGCGGTACGCGGCCAACAAGTGGGGCAGCGACCGGGTGGCCCAGGTCATCACCTTCGGTACCATCAAAACTAAAGCGGCGCTGAAGGATTCGGCCCGCGTGCACTACGGCCAGCCGGGTTTCGCGATCGCCGACCGGATCACCAAGGCGCTGCCGCCGCCCATCATGGCCAAGGACATCCCGGTGTCGGGGATCACCGATCCCAACCACGAGCGGTACAAGGAAGCCGCCGAGGTCCGCGCCCTGATCGACACCGATCCGGATGTGCGGACCATCTTCGAGACCGCGCGTGGCCTGGAAGGTCTGGTGCGCAACGCGGGTGTGCATGCCTGTGCGGTGATCATGAGCTCCGAGCCGCTCATCGACGCCATTCCGCTCTGGAAACGGCCCCAGGACGGCGCGGTCATCACCGGCTGGGACTATCCGTCGTGTGAGGCCATCGGCCTGCTGAAGATGGACTTCCTGGGCCTGCGGAACCTGACGATCATCGGTGACTGCCTGGAGAACATCCAGGCCAACCGGGGGATCGACCTGGATCTGGACACGCTGCCGTTCGACGATCCGGCGGCTTACGAGCTCCTCGGCCGTGGTGACACGCTGGGCGTGTTCCAGCTCGACGGCAGCGCGATGCGTGACCTGCTGCGCCGCATGCAGCCCACCGGATTCAACGACATCGTGGCGGTGCTCGCGCTGTACCGTCCCGGTCCGATGGGCATGAACGCCCACAACGATTACGCCGATCGCAAGAACGGCCGGCAGGCGATCAAGCCAATCCACCCCGAGCTCGAGGAACCGCTCAAAGACATCCTCGCCGAGACCTACGGCCTGATCGTCTACCAAGAGCAGATCATGTTCATCGCGCAGAAGGTCGCCTCCTACACCATGGGCAAGGCCGATGCGCTCCGTAAGGCCATGGGTAAGAAGAAGCTTGAGGTGCTCGAGGCCGAGTACAAGGGCTTCAAGGAAGGCATGACGGCCAACGGGTTCTCCGAGGCGGCGGTGAAAGCCCTGTGGGACACCATCCTTCCGTTCGCCGGGTACGCGTTCAACAAGTCCCATGCGGCCGGCTACGGCCTGGTGTCCTATTGGACGGCCTACCTCAAGGCGAACTATCCCGCCGAATACATGGCCGGTCTGCTCACCTCGGTCGGCGACGACAAGGACAAGGCCGCGGTCTACCTCGCCGACTGCCGTCGGCTCGGTATCACCGTCCTGCCGCCCGACGTCAACGAGTCGGTGCAGAACTTCGCCTCGGTGGGCGATGACATCCGGTTCGGTCTGGGCGCGATCCGCAACGTCGGCGCCAATGTCGTTTCGTCGCTGATCAGTACCCGAACCGAGAAGGGCAAGTACGCCGACTTCTCCGATTACCTCAACAAGATCGACATCGCGGCCTGCAACAAGAAGGTCACCGAATCGTTGGTGAAGGCGGGCGCGTTCGATTCTCTTGGCCACCCCCGCAAGGGGCTGTTCCTGGTGCACACCGACGCCGTCGATTCGGTGCTCGGCACCAAGAAGGCCGAGGCGATGGGGCAGTTCGATCTGTTCGGCGGTGCCGACGACGGTGGCGGCACGGACGCGGTGTTCACCATCAAGGTGCCCGAGGAGGAGTGGGAGGACAAGCACAAGCTCGCACTCGAACGCGAGATGCTGGGGCTGTACGTGTCCGGTCATCCCCTCAACGGGGTCGCCCATCTGCTGGCCAACCAGGTCGACACGCAGATCCCGGCAATTCTCGACGGCGACATCGCCAACGATGCGCAGGTGGTCGTCGGCGGTATCCTGGCCTCGGTCAACCGTCGTGTGAACAAGAACGGGCTGCCTTGGGCCTCAGCCCAATTGGAAGACCTCACCGGTGGTATCGAGGTGCTGTTCTTCCCTCAGACCTACTCGCTGTTCGGTCACGAGATCGCGGACGACGTGGTGGTACTGGTCAAGGCGAAAGTGGCTGCGCGCGATGACCGGATCTCACTGATCGCCCACGAACTGGTCGTGCCCGACTTCAGCAGCGCCCAGGCTGACCGGCCGCTGG
- a CDS encoding RNA polymerase sigma factor has translation MVGRSYGRLLALLAAQCRDITAAEDALADAMERALQRWPRDGVPGNPEAWLLTVARNRLRDTWKSPAHRLSGPWTEDRDVAEEVTEPAAIPDRRLELMLVCAHPAISADIRTPLMLQTVLGVDAAAIAAAFAVAPVTMAQRLVRAKKRIRDTGIPFTLPERTDLAARLPEVLEAVYGAYSIDWLSVPQRPAIESLSSEALHLAMVLVELLPEEPEVLGLAALMCLCEARRPARLDRDGTFVALDDQDRSRWDAGLYARGERLLARAHGFGRPGRFQYEAAIQSVHCADGVERHALRKLYRALMRVGPSLGAAVALAALDGEIDGADAGLRALDTITDRAAERFQPAWVTRGHLLGEAGRVDEAAAAYRRAIQLTADDSVRAYLNERVRSLTSAGPIDGISDTPF, from the coding sequence GTGGTCGGCCGGTCCTATGGCCGGCTGCTTGCGCTGCTGGCCGCGCAGTGCCGCGACATCACCGCCGCCGAGGACGCGTTGGCCGACGCGATGGAACGCGCCCTGCAGCGCTGGCCGCGCGACGGCGTCCCGGGCAATCCCGAGGCGTGGTTGCTGACCGTGGCGCGAAATCGGCTGCGGGACACGTGGAAATCGCCGGCTCATCGGTTGAGCGGGCCCTGGACCGAAGACCGCGACGTCGCCGAGGAGGTGACTGAACCCGCCGCGATTCCTGACCGTCGGCTTGAGCTCATGCTCGTGTGCGCACACCCGGCGATCTCCGCCGACATCCGTACCCCGTTGATGTTGCAGACGGTGCTGGGCGTGGACGCGGCCGCGATCGCCGCGGCATTCGCCGTCGCACCCGTCACCATGGCCCAGCGGCTGGTGCGGGCCAAGAAGCGCATCCGGGACACGGGAATCCCGTTCACCCTGCCCGAGCGCACCGACCTCGCCGCACGACTCCCCGAGGTGCTCGAAGCGGTCTACGGCGCATATTCGATCGACTGGTTGTCGGTACCGCAACGGCCGGCCATCGAATCACTGTCGTCGGAGGCCCTGCACCTGGCCATGGTGCTCGTCGAGTTGCTGCCCGAGGAGCCGGAGGTGCTCGGCCTGGCGGCGTTGATGTGCCTGTGTGAGGCGCGGCGCCCGGCCCGCCTCGATCGGGACGGCACCTTCGTCGCGTTGGACGACCAGGACCGTAGCCGGTGGGACGCCGGGCTGTACGCACGAGGGGAACGGCTGCTCGCCCGGGCCCACGGCTTCGGGCGGCCGGGCCGGTTCCAGTACGAGGCCGCGATTCAATCGGTGCACTGTGCCGACGGCGTTGAGCGTCATGCGCTGCGAAAGTTGTATCGGGCACTGATGCGGGTGGGTCCGTCATTGGGCGCCGCTGTGGCCCTGGCTGCGTTGGACGGCGAAATCGACGGGGCCGACGCGGGATTGCGCGCCCTCGACACGATCACGGACCGGGCCGCCGAGAGGTTTCAGCCCGCGTGGGTCACGCGCGGCCATCTCCTCGGCGAGGCAGGACGCGTCGATGAGGCCGCGGCGGCATATCGCCGGGCCATCCAACTGACCGCCGATGATTCGGTGCGGGCCTACCTGAACGAGCGGGTGCGGAGTCTGACGTCGGCCGGCCCGATTGACGGCATTAGCGACACCCCTTTTTGA